ATACCGTCCCCATGGTCAGGCCAAGCTAAAAACAAACACCCCTGCCCGGCCAGCTGTCTTTGCTGGAAGAGGAGCGTGCATTTTTACAGAAACAAAGATAACTGAGCTCGCTATCTTCTACAGAAGTTTTTCTGGTGTGAATTTGTTCCATTACATCTGCTTGGGTAGCTAACAAAAGCAGAGCTACTGGAGCAGGAATGTACTCAGGTATCTTCATACAACACATTATATTTAAAtgcttggtttctttttctggaCCTTCCCATATGTATTAAACCAAAGCATTTTGAAGCTACCATCTGTAGCACAGAAACTGACACATTCTCTGGTGCTTTTATGTGTTTGTTCATTTAAAAAGGGACTTTAAAATTGTGTGCTAAACAAGCACAACAAGTGAAACTTACTACAACTCAGATATTTCTTATAGATTCCATCCTCAAAATATTAATGAGCATACTCAGTAAATGCAAGTTTTACTTGTGAGTATCACTATTCATTGTATCTTTTGTCATTAAAAATGAAAGCTAAAAATACATGTACACCTCCCTGCTGCATACTTCGGTCCACATTCAAGCAGAAACTCCCAGACAACCAACATAAACAACTGTGATGAATGTTTCAATCTCCAATGGGCAGTGGGATGAACaccataaaaagaaattaagactTACTATTTTTCCACCTCCCCTCAAAACACAAGAGTCTAAACCAACTCCTGTTTGGTCAGTTGTGACTTTGTAAACTGTATCTACCAAACCACACACTGCTAGGAATAGCATAAATCTCAGAGCAAGGATTACAAAATCATTCTCGggttttggttggggttttctCTTTTAAGAACCCCAAGAAACATCCTTGCAAAGAGAAACAGTTCAATCTGCTTTTAGGTTTCAAAACTAGCACAGATCTATTTTTCCTGCTGAGTATACACTGAATGTTTGAACAGAAGAATTAGTCATAGGTCAGACAATATAGCTTGTTATCACTACACCCTTCATTTGAAGGAAAACCAAATAAATTGATTTTATATTTCAACCAGCTGAAACGACGGTAAAAGAAAGTAAATTCTCCTgggtttccttttttaaaaaactaaaaaatcaaaattaatttaaaaaaaattaaaatcccagCTTCTCATCTGACATGTAACCAAATGGTTTTTGGCCGCTGAAAAATCCTGCCATTGGTCAGGCTCGGCAATAGGCACATCCCATACACCAGGTGATGCGCGCTCAGCCCCGCATCCCAGCCCGGGGGGGACAAAGCCGGGAGCGGGGATCTGTCAGGCCGCGTCCCGGCGCCAGCCCCGGGCCGGCAGCTCAGGCGAGCGCGATGCCAGGTTAACAATTTGCCTCCCTCCTGGACGCCGCGGCAGCCCTCCATTTTGTCAGCCGCCTCAATTTAAACGTTTTCCGAGGCGAAGGCAGAACTTCAGCATTTCTTCGGGAGCCCTCCGGGGCTTTAAAGCATCCCCGACCATTTTGCGGAGCCGGCGCTGCGGGCTAAGTTTAGCAGGGCAGCGGCGCACGCCGCGGCTCACGGGCAGCGCCGAGCCCCCCGCGGGGCAGCCCGCGGGCTCCTTCCCATCGCTTCTCCCGGCGGCGCCTCCTCCCGCCCCGCGCTCCGGCGGCGCCCGGCTTCCTCCCCGCACGGGGAGAGGCAGGTGGATGTcgggaggagggcagggaagggacGGGAGGCAGGAGCCGCCGCGGGCAGCAGGGTGCCGGCAGCAGGTAGGGAGGGCAGCGCGGGGCGGCCGCCGGTGCCGTGCGGTGCCTGTGCCGTTCCCCCTCCCTCCGGCCCCCGTTCTTACCACCTGCGGAGGCGGCCGGAGCCTGCCCGGGCCGGGGCAGCGACCTGTCCACTGCGGGCGCTCTCCTCCAGAGGTGAGGGGGCGGCGGGGAAGGGCATgcgggaggagggagggagggctccCGCCGCCCGCCTCTCCCTCAcctccctccccctcctcctcctcctccccgcccagcccagcccggcccggcccggcccccccCGCGCCCCTCGGCCCCCTCCCAGCTTGGCCTCCGCGGTGCGGGCCCGGCTCGGGGTCCCCTGCGCTGCTGCGGCACTTACTGTGTCACCCCTGTCAGTCTGGCTGCCTGTCCCCTCGGCGAGGATAAAAGCAATTGCCCACTAGCCTCGCCGCTGCCGCCCGAAACAACTTTGTCCTCTTCCAGTCGctcctctttttccttcttcttcagtaaggaaaaaaataaaaaccaaaaaagcgtCCTCTCTAAAACAACAACCAAGCCTcagcaaatttaaaaattagaaaagaaaaaatatattcggcttttttttttttttttttttttttttaagagtgggAAGCGTGAAggtgggaggggagaggagcagaaaaAGGAAGCATTTGGAGCTTTGGAGctctcttttccctctccttccccccTCCCAAGATGgcttgaaaaaattaaaaggggaCAGTGGTGAGGGGGGACACACACCGAAAAGCTCGGGAGGAGGGAAAAAGTTTGGGaggttgggggtttttgtgtgtgtgtttggtctttttgtttgtttgagggtttttgttttgttttgttttgtttttaagccTTAGAATGACAGAAGAGACTGCAAACACCCGGGAAGAGCAAGCACAAGGAGAAGAACGAGCGAGAGAAAAGAGTTTTGCTGGTCAGTAAACTTCAAGCTGCTGCGATGAGGTCATTGGTGTAAATATAAAGCGATGGCGTCATTTGAAACCAATCCCAGTGAATGAACTCAGCCGGGGGGTGAAGGTGGGGGGAGAGGgtgaaggagaaagaggaggagcAGCGAGAGAGGATCCCTGCGGGgcccggcggcagcggcggccgcgCAGCCCCGGCGGCGTGAGGCGCTGGCGGATGGGAGGCGGGGGTCTctcactgtccccaggggaAACACGGCCCCGCTGCCCGCGGCCTCCAGCGACAGCCGCCGGGCCGCCCCTGGGAGGAGCCGCGGAGCGATTCAACCGAGCCGCCGGCACGGCCCTTCCCCGCCCCTCGCCCGGCCCTCGCTCGGCTCCGGCCTCCCCGCAGGACCTCCCCGCCCGCGGCCCCTTCCCCGCGCGGCCCGGAGCCCGCCCGGCGTGTGGCGCCTCACGACGCCTCGGGCCCGCTGCCGTGTCCGTTCGGCCgcttctcctctcctcctctctgccctgcgCCAGCTAAGGGGGCATCCGTGAATACCGCCCTCGCCTTTGCTTTCACTGTGAGCCGCTGTGCGGTGCCATGCACAAC
This region of Zonotrichia albicollis isolate bZonAlb1 chromosome 4, bZonAlb1.hap1, whole genome shotgun sequence genomic DNA includes:
- the LOC141728893 gene encoding uncharacterized protein LOC141728893, which translates into the protein MTSVPLWQQRRARRAEPVCQGRCTGTWQIQPQLLPRAQRGLASRRGCLGRQSSQRNPFNTFLHSFCRYRPHGSAIGTSHTPGDARSAPHPSPGGTKPGAGICQAASRRQPRAGSSGERDARLTICLPPGRRGSPPFCQPPQFKRFPRRRQNFSISSGALRGFKASPTILRSRRCGLSLAGQRRTPRLTGSAEPPAGQPAGSFPSLLPAAPPPAPRSGGARLPPRTGRGRWMSGGGQGRDGRQEPPRAAGCRQQVGRAARGGRRCRAVPVPFPLPPAPVLTTCGGGRSLPGPGQRPVHCGRSPPEP